The Liolophura sinensis isolate JHLJ2023 chromosome 8, CUHK_Ljap_v2, whole genome shotgun sequence sequence ACACAAAAGAGTGTTAAGTGCAAATGCCCAGAGTAAGCCCAATCCTGAACCAGGTAATTTATAGTACATTTGTTACAGGGTAACAGATTTTGAATTGGAGTTACCAGTGTCTCCTTTTTTAacacacatgcaaaaaaaagtttattgttaatatatataattttgtgatgttcatgtacatacaacatgGGTCGTTAACAATATCCTGTATTGTCTGCTGTTTTTGTTGCAAACCTTCGTACCTTGCAAACAGTAAGGTTTACAGAACCACAACTTGTGGTGCAGCATATAATAGGAAATAATTATACAACAGTTTAGTTTGCTTgtccaaaaacatttttattggtATGGTGAGGACAGGTATGTCACTGGCTTTATAGGATACCCCGTTTGTTTCATGACTAATGCACtgattcttcatttatttatttgattggtgtttttatgttgtactcaagaatatttcactttatatgacgactgccagcattacggtgggaggaaaccaggcagagcccgggggaaacccacgaccatccgcaggttgctggcaggatGCACTGATTAAGCTCCAAAGTTCAGTGCATTTCATGTCAAGCTAGCCTTGATCTTTAATTGTACCTACATAACATGTAGACAGGTTGGCATACAGCTTCATGTACACTTGACACATATTTGATTTCCATGCAAGATGTGAATGGTATATCTGCCCTTATGTGATTCATCTTTATGAATAGttaatattttttacttttgagACTGAAGAGTTATCTCGTCTCAGTCCATCAGTCTGTCTCCCTTGACGTGGGGGGGTTGAAATTCAGGTCTTGCTGCATTAAATCAGGAGGTGTGACATGAACTTGGTAAAGGGACCTATAGTGGTGTATTTTTTCTGGGCACTATTACACCTGACTGTAAtcatacaaacataaaaattcttcattttggcataaaaatgaacaatatttgTTTCCAGGGATGCCTGGTCTCTCTGTGGTGTCTGGCCCAGCACCTGTGGTTCAGCGACCAGAGTTGTCTTCCCCTAACAGTGGCAGCAACCAGCTATCCAGTCGTGTGAATAATTAcgagaacaacaacaaccagcAGCGTTCAACCAAATCTCAGCGGATAAGAGGTGCCTCAAATAACATTAGACTGAAACAACTGGAACTGCGAGAAAATCACGCACTGGTGTTGAGCTGATTTCCGTCCAAGCCGTAGTCAGGTTGCATTTTTGTGATAATATTACTCAGCCAGTGGTTGTGAATTGTGAGAATTAATACCCAGTCTGCTTCAACACACTGAAGCACCTAGTTAGTGGCATTCCATGATTATACTGTGATATACTCAGGTCTTTGAAATATATCAACGTTGCCTGTGATGTTCCTGAAGTTGCTGTACCAAGTATTATCTTATTGCTTGTGACAGTGAAAGGTGTGTGTTATATTGTATTGCTAGGTTATTTTACACCAAGGTTTCAATCCTTAGAAAGTTCTAAAACTATGAATGTGATGGTTTATGAGCACCATTCGGGAATAGATTCAAATTGCTACGTTGTGGCTGCGAGGAAAGACCAGTACTAAGTTCAGGAGAACACTGGTACACATTTGCTAGCAGTTTGCTGCTCAAACTGGATTCCCAGTGCCAGCAAACAAGTGATTCCCAGCACCATTGGACACTTGACTGCCAGCACCAATAGACACCTGTCTAGATACATTATTGTCAGCACCAGTGGACACTTGATTGTATGCACCAGTAAACTCCCAGTTGCCAGCACCCGTGGACATGTGATTTCCAGCTCCAGTCAATACCTGATGGCAGTCACTCTGACATAGATACCTGATTGCAAGCATAAGCAGACATTAGATTTTGTATGTAGAATCAATGTGGACACTTGACTGCAGACACCACAGAGCACATTTTGAGATTACAAATGGACACCAGTTTGCAAGCACTGACCCATCTCATGGTTTTAGGCATTTCAGACAACACAGTCATACCTCTCATAGCATGAACTACAGTACTAAATTTGAATTGCAGTGGCTTAATCTGTGCTATAAAGGCTTTCCATATTATCAGTACCAATGGCAAATCCTGGATGAGTGTTGAAAGGCTGGTCAGAGTTCAGTTTAAAGGATGAACAAACATGCATAAAACCTGCATTTTAAGCGGCACTACCGATGGTGCTAATACTCCAGCATTTTTACAGAATATAAAGAATTTCTCTCTATCATAAACTTACTCCTGGAAAGTCCCCTTTCTACAGTAGTGCTCCCTTACAATTTCTGTTATCAGAGCTCCCTACATGTCAGAAAGAAACTTCTCTTAATTCTGTATGTTTGAATTAAAGAAACATGATGCCACCTTAAAATACTGAACATTACAGTAAACAAGTaggtaatatttcatgacaaaaAGGATTTTGTAATCTACATATGCTTATTTCACTTCACTGAGAATCATGCAATATCCCAATGCTCTTCAGTTAGCATCTTGATAGCAGCATCTGTCAGTTTATACACACATGGTAAATTTTTACATTGAAAAAATGTAACTGGTAGAAGAAAtaaatgtccatgtatatgtatggttgtatgtttgttataacatatatattgatGCTCTTAGTTacatgttgatacatgtattgttacataAGTTATTGTGGAGATGTAAGTTGTGATATAGTTTTGTGAATTAAacattacctgtacagtttGTTGGAGTTCACCTGTAAATTGGAATCTTTGTTGCTGTATTTGTGTTACCTGTGTATTTTATGATCAGGTTCATCACCATTACTTAGCAAACCTTTGTAATTTTGTGTCCTTGTCTTATTGTTCattgcaaattttcaaattcattaCTATTGTCTGTGATTCATTGATGGCCAAAATATtgatgtgatatttttttttattttgtaagtagtgttaatatttttatttcaaggcTTACCTTACGTCTACCTGCTTTGCCCATTCCAGCTAACAGTATTTTCTTCTAATACCAGCATTACACATAGTGCTGTCAAGGAGTATTATACAACAAAgattattctacatgtataactaagaatgaaaatatttgactttGGGAACTCTTTAAGAAAATCAATCATAGTGATTATATCCTGTttgcataaatattaaatcagaACTTATCTGACTTTTGGAATGAAACATCAGAGCTGTTCTTGTTTCATCacataaaggtacatgtacttatcaaaCAGGAACATGTATCCAGTCatatttttcagtattgccCCTAAAATGCTGCTTTTTATGATCTGTGATCCACACTTGACATTTTTAATTGTATTCTGTGATAAACACTGAGAGTTTACATATTAATGGTAAAAATACTGTACATCGTAGAACCAATAATTGGAACACAAATTGTCTATTTTTGTAACCATTGATAAATAAGactttatttatgaaatatatcattgtgtgtgttttgcatttatttatcatcaaacccaggtcaggtgataccaaagactttaaaaatggtactggctgctgcctcgcttgatactcagcactgataggttagagcaaagaaacatgactgtttggcgccttgtcagtataatgtgactgggaagggtgtcatgtctggtgtcttcggcatgatactttgaCGGTATAGactggccctgccacaagaacataaattatatgtacacacatctaaaagtaccatgttaaaccccaagcatacatacatacatacatttatctcTCCCATATAGCATGATTTGATAAAGAGGCATACTTCACGGTATAGCTTCAAGTTTTTATATGGTAGCGAAAGCAGCACAGGGACAGTTTTTATATGATGAAAGACCAATGAGGAAGTAAATTGCGTTCATACAAACCATGGTGTCACTTTTATATACCTCATGCTATATTTGTACAGATAGCTAATAAAGAGCAGATTGTGCAACTTCGCTTTGGATAGATTTGTCTAACAGTTTAACCATTTCTTGTTCAAGTAAGGTCTTCCACATCGAGTGCTAGGATCGCAGGTATTTCATTCGTGTcgcactgacgaacttttccagaTCAGTCGTTACCATTTGACAGTCCTCAAGACCAAAATGTATGTTCCCATGCCAACGGCTTGCCTCTATTGTCAGCGTCTTGCGTTTACCTACGTCCTCCAGACAAAAAGTTTGAAACAGACTGAGGATAGATTTGAACTGTTCAACTTCAAACCAGAAGTCTTTTCCCTCGTCGTTTATTTGTGTCCAGAACTGTTTGGACAGTCGGTCGTATATTACGTACTCTTCTGGCGCCAATTCCTGGTGTTGACGTAGCACTTCCGGCGAATGGAGGCCCTGGTGCTTGGTGTAACCAGCTTTGACGTGCAGCGAGATGTAGACAATGTCCTCTGTATTCCAGCACAGGCGCCTCTTCAGAAGAACTAACGATGCGTCGTAGTATTCGTTAAGCAGCACAACTTTAAAGTCTGGCAGAATGTCATCCAAGTGCCTCTGTACAAATTTCTTGTCGTGGGTGTGTTCCCAAGGGATACCAAATCTTAACGATGCAAAATTAAGGTACCAGTTTCCTCTGGCTCTTGGGTGCTCTCTTTTGAAGGCTTTATAATATATCTCCAAAAATGTGGTTACCCGAAGTCTTTTGTCAGAGGACCTTCGCAAATGCCACGGAAGTTTTACGCTGTATGAGTTATTGAAAAATTCAAATGAGGATAAAAAACGGGCGAAGGGATGTCTTACCAATGTTATCGTCACTGTGTCGTTCGGGAAGCACAACTGTATGGTGCTTCTGTT is a genomic window containing:
- the LOC135472961 gene encoding galactosylceramide sulfotransferase-like, encoding MSGMAWTSFCQLRQLVLRAIYICAGIAFFLMLWTDNDSGLLLSGSPATTQELPPQQLVQFGAYEGTTCKEKRHVMFLKIEKTGGGTLEGILVRFGLKRNLSFAIPIKSLGNNNHFPRSPLLPEMIAPIKSRPNTKYDILFRHSVYNRSTIQLCFPNDTVTITLVRHPFARFLSSFEFFNNSYSVKLPWHLRRSSDKRLRVTTFLEIYYKAFKREHPRARGNWYLNFASLRFGIPWEHTHDKKFVQRHLDDILPDFKVVLLNEYYDASLVLLKRRLCWNTEDIVYISLHVKAGYTKHQGLHSPEVLRQHQELAPEEYVIYDRLSKQFWTQINDEGKDFWFEVEQFKSILSLFQTFCLEDVGKRKTLTIEASRWHGNIHFGLEDCQMVTTDLEKFVSATRMKYLRS